The genomic DNA GTCCCGGTCTTCTGCTGAAAAGACGGCATTCATCGGTGTCTCAATCCAGCCCGGTGTAACGGCATTCACCCGTCCGTTCATCGCACCAAGCTCTTTACTGTACGACTTGACGAACCCAAGTTGTGCCGCCTTGCAGGTCGAATAGACGACTTCACCGGCCGCACCAAATTCTCCTAATACACTGCTGACGACAACAATCGAAAGCGATGTTGAAAAAGCTTTTTGACTAGTCAAGGTCTGGGCAATCCGGATCAAGGATTCGACATGCAACGTCATCATCGACTCGATCGAGGAACGGGACTGATCGACGAGCAGACCACTGAAACTCGTCCCGGCAATGTGAACGAATCCTTCGACAGACGGTAACCCGTCACAAAATGTCATCAAGTTCTCCCGGTCAGACAGATCGCCTGTGACGATTTCCGTCGTCACAGGCAACTGTTGGACCATCTGTTCGAGCTCATGTTGTTTTTGGTGGGTGTGGAGGACCAATTCATGCCCTTCCGCTGCCAATCGTAAGACTGTTGCCCGCCCAATTGCTCCGCTTGCTCCCGTAATTAAAATCCGCATCGGTCAAGCGTACGGTTTAACGATTGAAATCGCACGATTTTCAAGCGCGAACAATTCATCGAACCGGGCTTCGATTTCTTCTTTTGTAATCGATGCAATCAAGGTCGGTAACGTGAATAGATTCGTTCCGGCAAGTGCATGACGTGAGAATTGATTAGCAATGAATTCGGGTGAGTTCAACGACCGTAAGAACTTTCCTTGCATCATATTACGTTTCCGGACGACTTCCGTCTCTTCGAACTCGGGACGAACAGATAATAATTTTTCATATGCTGTGATGAAGCGGTCCGGATCTTCCGTCTCCATCCCGAATGTCGCAAATGCAAATTCTTCTTCACTCGAATAATCAAAGCTGAACGTATCATCGATCAGGCCGTCTTCATACAGCTCGAGATACGTCGAAGACGTTTGGTCAAATAACAGGTGTAACAACAGTTCGCTTGTCAGTTCCCGACGCAATTGTTCCTGTCCACCGAGTGAACTGTCTTTATAACCGATCAAGACTTTTGGTGACTTGACGTCCAGTTCCAGTTCAAATCGTTTACGGAAGACATTTTTCGGCTCGATACCGTAATCACGTTCGATTGCCGGACGATCCGTGTAATCTTTTTTCGCCTGATTCGCTTTGATCAAGGCAAGCGTCTCGGCGGGATCAATATTACCGACGACGAACAGGACCATATTGGACGGATGATAGAACGTCCGGTAACACGTATAGAGATCGTCCGCTGTAATTTGATCAATTGATTCCGGCGTACCGGCGATGTCGATCCGGACCGGATGTTTCGCATACATCGATTCGATCAGACCAAAAAATAAACGCCATCCCGGATTATCTTGATACATCTGGATTTCCTGTGTGATGATGCCTTTTTCTTTTTCGACACTCTCTTCCGTGAAGTACGGATCCTGGACGAAGTCAATCAACGTTTCAAGATTTTGTTCAATCAACGATGTCGCAGAGAACAGATACGCGGTACGCGAGAACGATGTGAAGGCATTCGCCGATGCACCGAGTCGCCCGAACTCTTGGAAGACATCCCCTTGTTCCGACTCAAACATCTTGTG from Exiguobacterium sibiricum 7-3 includes the following:
- the yfmH gene encoding EF-P 5-aminopentanol modification-associated protein YfmH; the encoded protein is MMEQLTYHDTDETVFFEQLDNGLAVYLLQKKGYEKTYATFTTRYGSIDNRFKKDGQWVNVPDGIAHFLEHKMFESEQGDVFQEFGRLGASANAFTSFSRTAYLFSATSLIEQNLETLIDFVQDPYFTEESVEKEKGIITQEIQMYQDNPGWRLFFGLIESMYAKHPVRIDIAGTPESIDQITADDLYTCYRTFYHPSNMVLFVVGNIDPAETLALIKANQAKKDYTDRPAIERDYGIEPKNVFRKRFELELDVKSPKVLIGYKDSSLGGQEQLRRELTSELLLHLLFDQTSSTYLELYEDGLIDDTFSFDYSSEEEFAFATFGMETEDPDRFITAYEKLLSVRPEFEETEVVRKRNMMQGKFLRSLNSPEFIANQFSRHALAGTNLFTLPTLIASITKEEIEARFDELFALENRAISIVKPYA
- the ymfI gene encoding elongation factor P 5-aminopentanone reductase; amino-acid sequence: MRILITGASGAIGRATVLRLAAEGHELVLHTHQKQHELEQMVQQLPVTTEIVTGDLSDRENLMTFCDGLPSVEGFVHIAGTSFSGLLVDQSRSSIESMMTLHVESLIRIAQTLTSQKAFSTSLSIVVVSSVLGEFGAAGEVVYSTCKAAQLGFVKSYSKELGAMNGRVNAVTPGWIETPMNAVFSAEDRDLALAEIPAGRFGRVEEVASAITYLMGEDSAYMNGAVLKIDGGWM